In Methylobacterium aquaticum, the following are encoded in one genomic region:
- a CDS encoding phage adaptor protein, whose product MANLSRITDYPTLLGALEAYLARDDLQAFAPLFVQQAEGRFNTDLRLPEMQMSNGGVDMNADGVPLPADFLDWISVRWTPPQPSTQRQLYLAYREPDSPEFRHRHRPNGVPQFYTVLAGTVRVIPVIAGSLELFYYQRIPALTADAPTNWLITRAPEIYLYAALWEAMLFQKDEERSTQWANLVNDRLKAVFGQGDTLKVGLRAQRAANDAAEMTAAKGIV is encoded by the coding sequence GTGGCCAACCTGTCCCGCATCACCGATTACCCGACCCTGCTGGGCGCGCTCGAGGCCTACCTCGCCCGCGACGACCTGCAGGCGTTCGCGCCGCTGTTCGTCCAGCAGGCGGAAGGCCGGTTCAACACCGACCTGCGCCTTCCCGAGATGCAGATGTCGAACGGCGGCGTCGACATGAATGCCGATGGCGTGCCGCTGCCCGCCGACTTCTTGGACTGGATCTCGGTGCGATGGACGCCGCCGCAGCCCTCGACGCAGCGTCAGCTCTACTTGGCCTATCGCGAGCCCGACTCGCCCGAGTTCCGGCACCGTCATCGCCCGAACGGCGTGCCGCAGTTCTATACCGTACTGGCAGGAACCGTGCGCGTCATCCCGGTCATCGCCGGCAGTCTCGAACTGTTCTACTACCAGCGCATCCCGGCGCTGACGGCCGACGCTCCAACCAACTGGCTCATCACCCGCGCGCCGGAGATCTACCTGTACGCCGCCCTCTGGGAGGCGATGCTGTTCCAGAAGGACGAGGAGCGCTCGACGCAGTGGGCGAACCTGGTCAACGACCGGCTCAAGGCCGTGTTCGGCCAGGGCGATACCCTCAAGGTCGGCTTGCGCGCCCAGCGTGCGGCGAACGACGCGGCCGAGATGACGGCCGCCAAGGGCATCGTCTAA
- a CDS encoding helix-turn-helix domain-containing protein, translated as MTLADYLAEQKLKPTQFARDASLPASTITRILRGEREPSSRTIRRIVQATGGRVTAAELIVASLPEESAA; from the coding sequence ATGACGCTGGCCGACTATCTCGCCGAGCAGAAGCTCAAGCCGACGCAGTTCGCGCGCGATGCGTCGCTGCCGGCCTCGACCATCACGCGCATCCTCCGGGGTGAGCGCGAGCCAAGCAGCCGGACCATTCGCCGGATCGTCCAGGCGACGGGTGGAAGGGTCACGGCGGCCGAACTGATCGTCGCCTCCCTCCCCGAGGAGAGCGCGGCGTGA